Within Gilvibacter sp. SZ-19, the genomic segment TACATGTTTAATGTTTACCAAGTGCTGACTACTGCCGTAGGCTCTGCAGTTCTAGGCATAGCTTTCTTTGAAGTGAAAAGGCTAATGTAAATAATCGAGAGCTATTGTGCTTTTAGTGTCGCTAGCTATTTACAAACGACAATAATGGATTCATGAATTCAGAGGTAGCGTGTTTTTTAAACCTTGAAAAATGGACTAATTTAAAATTGGGGAGGGGCTGAAAGCCCCGTACAGAAAGCTAAAGCCTAAATCCGCAAGAATACGAATAGCCTCCTATTACCTCAAACTCTGCAACTCCACCTGCAATTCGGTAAGCATCTGTGCAATGCTGCTTATTTTAAGCTCTTGGGCGTCGTATTCCTGGGTGTTGATGGAACAAGTGAATTCCCAAAGCTCCACGATCTCTGCAGCCGGAACCTCAAAGGCCTCATAGGCTTTGTTGTCTGAGACTAAACGAATGCTCCCTTGGGTCTTTAAATTGTTTTCCACACGTTTATAGGTGATCCCGTTGTTAAGGGTCACCACCACATAAGTGGTTCCATTTTTGATGTCGTCTAGACTTTCCACAAAGCGCGCTACGACATAAGAACCGTCTTTAAGCGGCAGCATGGAATCTCCTTTAATAGGGAAGGCGCGGTGTTTTCCGGTAGGCAAGAAAGGCAGTTTGATCTTTTCCAGCTGTTCTATGTATTCCGGATCATCATAGCCCAGCAAATAACCTGCAGAAGCCTTTACAGGCACCACTTCAATAACATTCTCGTTGGTCTCGTCCACCTGAATAGGGAACAGCACCCGTTGTTGCCCGATCTCAATGAAGGAATGATCTTGAGCACTGGTCAGATCGTTCTTGATCAAAATATCTACAGGAATCTTAAAGAGATCAGAAAAGGCTACCAGCATGGCAATGGGCGGTTCTGAGCGGCCTTCTTCATAAGAACCGATACGCGAACGCGGTACTTGCAGCTCTTCTGCGAACTGTTCTTGAGTGAGTCCGCGGAGCTTGCGCAGGTGTCTGATGTTTTTGTGAATAATTTTATTCATTTGCTACAAATATAAGCAATAATTACTACAAATGATAGCTAATTTTGAAATGTGTTTCTCAATACCCATACATACTACAGTTTGCGCTACGGCACTTTTGCTCCGGAACCCTTGTTGGAAGCGGCTTCCAGCCTAGGGATACAGCAAATGGCCTTTACCGATATAAACAATGTTTCGGCCTGCTTTGACCTGCTTAGATTGAGTCAGAAATACGGCATAAGACCGGTAGTTGGTGTGGATTTTAGAAACGGGGCCGAGCAGCAATTCATCGCCTTGGCTAAAAGCCACGAAGGCTTTGCACAGATCAACCGCTATCTGTCTCATTTTTTACACGAAGATCTACAGATCCCTGCACGGGCAGCCACACTTAAAGACAGTTTTATAATCTACCCTTTTGCGAGTTTTAAGGGAACCAAATTAGCCGAGCACGAGTTTTTAGGCGTCTGCCCTCAGGATCTGAACCGATTGAAATTTTCTCCCTGGCTTAAGCGCAAGCACAAGTTGGTGGCTCTGTATACCGTGAGTTTTGCGGGCAAGCGCAGTTTCAATACTCACAGGTTGTTACGGGCTATTGACAACAATACGCTTTTGAGCAAGTTGCCAGAATCTGAGCAAGGTCTGGAGACACATATTTTGTGTGCGCCTGAGGCTTTGCAGCAGCAATATGCAGCCTTTCCGTTTTTGTTAGACAACGCCACGGCTTTGTTAGAGGCTAGTCGTTTTGAGTTTGATTTTTCTAACGAGACGCCCAACAACCAAAGGACGTATACCGGCAATGCCGAGCTGGATTTTAGACTGCTCAAAAAACTGACCTATCAAGGTTTGGCCTACCGATATGAATCCGCAGACGACAAGATCCTAGACCGTATTCAAAAGGAACTGACCATAGTTAAAGAAATGGGCTTTGTCTCGTATTTCTTGATCAATTGGAAGATCTTAAAATACGCCCGTTCCAAAGGGTATTTCTATGTGGGGCGAGGCAGTGGTGCCAACAGTATAGTCGCCTATTTGCTGCGGATCACAGACGTTGATCCCATTGAGTTGGATCTCTACTTTGAACGATTCATAAATCTGTACCGCAAAAATCCGCCAGATTTTGATATCGACTTTTCTTGGAGCGACCGGGACGATGTGACTCAGTTCATTTTTAAACGTTTTCCCAACTGCGCCTTACTTACGGTCTACAACACCTTTAAATACAAGGCCGCTGTTCGTGAATTGGGGAAGGTCTTTGGCTTGCCCAAGGCGGAGATCGATCTGCTTTCTGCGGGCAGCTATGTCTTTGAGCAGTTGGATTCCCTTTCTCGTTTGGTGGTGACCTACAGCAAGCGCATTCAGGGCTTTCCCAACTATCTAGGAATCCATGCCGGAGGCATTCTCATTGCAGAAAAGCCCATACATTATTACACCGCTACCTTCATGCCACCCAAGGGTTTTCCCACCACGCAATTCGATATGGTGGTGGCAGAAGATATTGGCCTGTATAAGTTTGATATTTTGAGCCAACGCGGGCTGGGGAAGATCAAGGAGACCGTAGGTATTGTGGCCTACAATCGCCCCAAGCAAAAGCCCATAGACATTCATGATATCAAAGGCTTTAAAGAAGACGAGCGTATCAAATACCTGTTGCGCAATGCCAAGGCCATTGGGTGTTTCTATGTGGAATCTCCAGCCATGCGGATGCTACTTAAAAAGCTTCGGGTGGATGATTATTTAGGCTTGGTTGCTGCCAGTTCGGTGATCCGTCCCGGGGTTTCCAAGTCTGGAATGATGCGGGAATACATACTGCGCTACCGTTTCCCGGAAAGGCGTAAGGATGCCCATCCGATCTTACTAGACATCATGCCAGAGACCTACGGGGTTATGGTGTATCAAGAAGATGTGATCAAGGTGGCGCATTATTTCGGCGGATTGACTTTAGGCGAGGCTGATATGCTGCGCCGCGGAATGTCTGGGAAATTCCGTTCTCGGGAAGAGTTTGCCAAGGTGAAGGATCAATTCTTTATGAACTGCCGCAATGCCGGCAAACCCGATGCCTTGATCGCAGAGATCTGGCGACAGATAGAGAGTTTTGCCGGTTATGCTTTTGCCAAAGGGCATTCGGCTTCTTATGCGGTAGAGAGCTATCAGAGTCTGTATCTCAAGGCTTATTTTCCTTTGGAGTATATGGTAGCGACCATCAACAATTTTGGCGGTTTTTACCGCACGGAGTTCTATGTGCATGAGGCGCGGTTGCACGGCGGGATCATCGAGCCGCCCTGCGTGAACACCAGTAAGCACGAGACCATTATCAAAGGGAAACACATTTATCTGGGCTTTATGTTTCTGCACGCTTTTGAGAGTAATACGGCTAAGGCCTTGCTCAGTGAACGTGCGGCCAATGGCCCTTTTAAAAGCTTGGACGATTTTATAGAACGCGTGCCTGTAGGTATGGAGCAGCTCGCCATTTTGATCAAAATAGACGCCTTTCGTTTTACAGGAGTCAACAAGCGGGAACTGCTTTGGGAAGCCCATATGAAACTGGGTAAAACAGTGGTGGCAGAACCCATGCCGTCGCTCTTTAAGGCAGAGAAGGTCAATTATCAGACCCCAGAGCTCAGCACCACGGTTTTGGAGGATGCTTTTGATCAGATGGAGCTTTTGGGTTTTCCGCTGTGTTCGCCTTTTTTCTTGCTGCTGAATCCGGGTGGGAATACGCTGAGGGCCCGACAACTGATGGCCTACATAAGCAAGACCATAACCATAGAAGGCTATTTGGTGACCACCAAACGCACCAATACCACAGGCGGCAAAGGCATGTTCTTTGGGAACTTCTTAGACCGCGATGGCGATTTTATTGACACCGTACATTTCCCGCCGGTGGCCAAAAGATACCCCTTTAGGGGCAAGGGAATTTACCGAATCACGGGCGTAGTGATGGAAGAATTTGGATGTGTATCGGTAGAGGTGAGTAGGATGGAGCGTTTGCCCATCATTGCGGATCCGCGTTATGCCGATTCTAAAAAAGGATTGCGAATATGAACAGTGAACGCGCAATAGTACATATGGATCTGGACACCTTTTTTGTGTCCTGTGAGCGGCTATTAGACAGCCGATTGGAAGGAAAGCCGGTATTGATAGGCGGAACCACAGACCGTGGGGTAGTGGCTTCTTGCAGTTACGAGGCCCGTACCTTTGGGATACATTCGGCCATGCCTATGCGAATGGCCAAACAGCTTTGCCCGGAGGCGATAGTGTTGCGAGGGAACTCTGGGGTCTATTCTAAATTCTCTGATATGGTTACCGATGTGATTAAAGAGAGTGTCCCGCTTTACGAGAAGACCTCGGTAGATGAATTTTACATAGACCTCACCGGAACAGACCGCTTTTTTGGATGTCATAAAATGGCTTCGGAGCTGCGGGATCGGATCATCAAAGAGACGGGACTGCCCATTTCCTTTGGACTTTCTACCAACAAAACCGTTTCTAAGATCGCTACCGGAGAGGCCAAGCCCAACAATAAGATCCGGATAAAGAAAGGCAATGAGAAACCTTTTCTCTCGCCGCTTTCAGTGAGAAAGATCCCCATGGTGGGGGAGGTGACCTATCGTGCGCTCTGCGACTTAGGGATCAAACGGATCCAAACCATTCAAGAGATGCCTTTGGATATGATGGCCAGGGTCTTTGGCAAGAACGGGCAAGTGATCTGGCGTAAGGCCAATGGGATAGACCCTTCGCCAGTGGTGCAATATCACGAGCGCAAATCCATCTCTACAGAACGCACCTTTGATCGCGACACCACAGATCCGCAGAAATTAAAAGGAATATTGACCGCCATGGCGGAGAATCTCATTTACCAACTCCGCCGCGGCGATAAACTTACAGCCTGTGTTACGGTAAAGATCCGCTATTCGGATTTTCAGACCTATACTATGCAAAAGCGCATTCCTTACAGTGCGGCAGATCACAAGATACTGCCGGTGGTTATGGAGTTGTATAAAAAGCTCTACCAACGCAGACTTTTGGTACGTTTAATTGGTGTCCGATTCAGTCATCTGGTTTCTGGTGGGCATCAGATCGATCTGTTTCAAGACAACGAAAAGATCATTAATCTGTATCAGGCTATGGATAAGATGCGTGCCAGATATGGCGATCGGGCCGTGATCAAGGCTGCTGGTATGAATGCAAAGAGTATTGGACGATGGAATCCCTTTACCGGGGAACCGCCGCCGCTACTGGCCAACAGAAGACAATAAGCTAGTCGCGCTCAAAAGTAAAAACGGGTCCGTCTATGCATCCGTCAGAGATGACCACAACTCCGGAGGCATAATTGTCCATGATCAGCAGACCAATGGCATCACTACCTACATGAAAATAGCGATTGTCGTCGTAGTTGCAAACATTGTCATTCAAGGTATAATCATAAGTGCCAGGATCTAAACGGATGGAAGTTGCGCCTAAGGCTACTTCTACAACCACCTTTTGACTGGCAAAGTCAAAGGACCAGACTATCTCTCCAGTCTCGAACTCCTGAACCTCAGGGTTCATAGCACTGGGTTGGTAGGTCTTAAGACTAAAGGCCTCAAAACTAGGCGGAGCGCCATCGTCATCCGAAGAACAGTTCCACAAGACCGTTATTAAAACGAAAAGAGGAATTAATTTTTTCATAACAAGCATTTTAAAAAAGATGTAAAAATGCCTTTTTGGTTGCGTAAAAGACTTAATCTAAAAAGTCCAAGAACTTGAGGCCAAAGACAAAAATACCGTCGTTAACCCCATTCAGACTGGAGCGCACATAATCTATCCGCAGCAAACGATACTTACCCCAACCAATATTGTCCAAACCAACAGAATACTCGTAATAAGGCTTGTTGCCTACGGTACTCAACACATGCCCACCAAGAACCAAATTGAAGTTGAGCTGATTCAAGCCTGGGATCTTCCCCAAGAGCCAGCCGTTAAAATGATGCTCCGCATGAAACTCCATATAGGAATCATTGGTACTTAAGGCGTAGTAGGGGAGATTATTGAAAACGTTGGTATACACCCCGCCGTCATTCACGCGGGTTTGGTTCCCGTTGAAATGCTGAAAATCTACAAAGGAAATGCCTTCTCCGTTAACGAAAGTCCCTCCTTTTAGGTTATAACGGAAGCGTCCCTTATTGCCAATTTTAAAGCTTTGGTAAAGCCCAGCGCTGAATTGATGAAAGTTGTAATTGTCATTAGAGGCGGCGAATCCACCTTCGTAATTGAGCTGAATACGCGGGAATCTATTGTCGCCGCCCACGTTGAACTTAAAATCGGGATAGCTCATATATTTCTGCCCAATAGTGATGAACGCACTTAGGCCGGCTTTGACAATATTGTGCTTATCTATGGCTGCATTTTCAAAGTCTGTGGGATCCAACGGATTGTTTGATGTGTAGGAAACACCGGAATTTCTGAACCATACCTGATCCGAAGTATTGAACAGCGGTACACGCTCTTCATAAGCCAGTCTGCTCGTTAAAAACAAACCATTCACCACTTCTTGCCCGTAATTAATGGCTCCTGAGCGCAGCTCGTAGGCC encodes:
- a CDS encoding LexA family transcriptional regulator, whose protein sequence is MNKIIHKNIRHLRKLRGLTQEQFAEELQVPRSRIGSYEEGRSEPPIAMLVAFSDLFKIPVDILIKNDLTSAQDHSFIEIGQQRVLFPIQVDETNENVIEVVPVKASAGYLLGYDDPEYIEQLEKIKLPFLPTGKHRAFPIKGDSMLPLKDGSYVVARFVESLDDIKNGTTYVVVTLNNGITYKRVENNLKTQGSIRLVSDNKAYEAFEVPAAEIVELWEFTCSINTQEYDAQELKISSIAQMLTELQVELQSLR
- a CDS encoding DNA polymerase III subunit alpha, which encodes MFLNTHTYYSLRYGTFAPEPLLEAASSLGIQQMAFTDINNVSACFDLLRLSQKYGIRPVVGVDFRNGAEQQFIALAKSHEGFAQINRYLSHFLHEDLQIPARAATLKDSFIIYPFASFKGTKLAEHEFLGVCPQDLNRLKFSPWLKRKHKLVALYTVSFAGKRSFNTHRLLRAIDNNTLLSKLPESEQGLETHILCAPEALQQQYAAFPFLLDNATALLEASRFEFDFSNETPNNQRTYTGNAELDFRLLKKLTYQGLAYRYESADDKILDRIQKELTIVKEMGFVSYFLINWKILKYARSKGYFYVGRGSGANSIVAYLLRITDVDPIELDLYFERFINLYRKNPPDFDIDFSWSDRDDVTQFIFKRFPNCALLTVYNTFKYKAAVRELGKVFGLPKAEIDLLSAGSYVFEQLDSLSRLVVTYSKRIQGFPNYLGIHAGGILIAEKPIHYYTATFMPPKGFPTTQFDMVVAEDIGLYKFDILSQRGLGKIKETVGIVAYNRPKQKPIDIHDIKGFKEDERIKYLLRNAKAIGCFYVESPAMRMLLKKLRVDDYLGLVAASSVIRPGVSKSGMMREYILRYRFPERRKDAHPILLDIMPETYGVMVYQEDVIKVAHYFGGLTLGEADMLRRGMSGKFRSREEFAKVKDQFFMNCRNAGKPDALIAEIWRQIESFAGYAFAKGHSASYAVESYQSLYLKAYFPLEYMVATINNFGGFYRTEFYVHEARLHGGIIEPPCVNTSKHETIIKGKHIYLGFMFLHAFESNTAKALLSERAANGPFKSLDDFIERVPVGMEQLAILIKIDAFRFTGVNKRELLWEAHMKLGKTVVAEPMPSLFKAEKVNYQTPELSTTVLEDAFDQMELLGFPLCSPFFLLLNPGGNTLRARQLMAYISKTITIEGYLVTTKRTNTTGGKGMFFGNFLDRDGDFIDTVHFPPVAKRYPFRGKGIYRITGVVMEEFGCVSVEVSRMERLPIIADPRYADSKKGLRI
- the dinB gene encoding DNA polymerase IV, whose amino-acid sequence is MNSERAIVHMDLDTFFVSCERLLDSRLEGKPVLIGGTTDRGVVASCSYEARTFGIHSAMPMRMAKQLCPEAIVLRGNSGVYSKFSDMVTDVIKESVPLYEKTSVDEFYIDLTGTDRFFGCHKMASELRDRIIKETGLPISFGLSTNKTVSKIATGEAKPNNKIRIKKGNEKPFLSPLSVRKIPMVGEVTYRALCDLGIKRIQTIQEMPLDMMARVFGKNGQVIWRKANGIDPSPVVQYHERKSISTERTFDRDTTDPQKLKGILTAMAENLIYQLRRGDKLTACVTVKIRYSDFQTYTMQKRIPYSAADHKILPVVMELYKKLYQRRLLVRLIGVRFSHLVSGGHQIDLFQDNEKIINLYQAMDKMRARYGDRAVIKAAGMNAKSIGRWNPFTGEPPPLLANRRQ